The segment TCGACGTCGAAGGATCGGTGCCCGCGAACGTCGCCGCGCTGCGCGAAAGCCTGGCCGGCGTCGACGCCTTCTTGTTCGTCACCCCCGAGTACAACGGCACCATCCCGGCCGTCCTGAAGAACGCGATCGACTGGCTGTCGCGTCCGTACGGCGCAGGCGCGCTCGCAGGCAAGCCCGCCGGCGTCATCGGCGCGGCGCTCGGCCGCTACGCGGGCACCTGGTCGCGTCAGGACACCCGCAAGTCGATCGGCGTCGCGGGCGCCAAGGTCGTCGAGAACGTCGAGATCGGCATCGGCACCGGCAACCTGGGCGACGAGGGCGTCGCCACCGACGCGATCGTCGAGAGCGTCGTCGCAGCGGTCCGCACCCTCGTCGACGAGGTGGCCGTCGCCGTCTGATCGGACGAATCTGCACGTGTGGCCGCGACCTTCGGATCGCGGCCACACGTGTTTGTCGGGAGTTCGTCCACATCTAGTGTTGACCACCTTGTGGAGGACCTTGTGGACGTGCTGTGGACGCGTGTGAACGACACGCCCAACACGCCGAGACACGCCGGAACGACCTGTGGACAAGCGACCCGCGACCTGCGACTTTCATGAATGTTATTCACAAGTTCTTGTGGTCTGGAAAAAGGTCAGACACTAGGTGTAGTGTTTGGGGAGTCCGGGGGGCAGACGGCAACCGAGAGAGTTACAAGGATGTCGTTCGCTGCGAAAGCAGTATCCGGTCAGAGAAGTGCGGCGACCAGATCGCGGCAGTGAATTCGTCTCAAGGGAGCTCAATCGATGGCCATCACCGTTTACACCAAGCCCGCATGCGTCCAGTGCAACATGACCTACAAGGCGCTCGACAAGGCCGGACTGGAGTACGAGGTCGTCGACATCAGCCAGGACGACGAGGCGCGCGACTACGTGATGGCGCTCGGCTACCTGCAGGCGCCGGTCGTCGTCGTCGGTGACGATCACTGGTCGGGCTTCCGTCCCGAGCGCATCAAGTCTCTCGCTGCTTCTGCAGCCTGACCGGGCGCGCCGATGGCCGCTGACACCGACACCCAGGATCTGATCGCGGAACGGTCGCCCGCAGGCGACGACGGCCCGCTGATCGTCTACTTCTCGTCGGTCTCGGAGTACACCCACCGCTTCGTTCGGAAGCTGGGTCTCCGCTCGGTCCGGATCCCGCTCATCGATCGCACCGGTTCGTTCCGAGTGAACGAACCCTACGTCCTGATCACCCCCACCTACGGCGGCGGGAAGATCAGCGACATGGGCAAGGCCGCCGCTCACGCGGGCGGCGGATACGTGCCCAAGCAAGTCATCAAGTTCCTCAATATCGAGCACAACCGGTCACTGATCCGGGGGGTGATCGCCGGTGGCAACACGAACTTCGGAGCGGAGTTCGCGATGGCCGGCGACATCATCTCGCACAAGTGCCAGGTGCCCTACCTGTTCCGTTTCGAACTGATGGGCACCGCCGACGACGTCGAGAGGGTGCGCGCAGGTCTGGCGAATTTCGTTCAGAGTTCTGCGTTCACCGGTCGAGCAGCCTGACGGCAGCCCGGCCACAACCGCAATCGAAGCCCTTCGATCGCTTCATTCACACCACGTTTTACCCAGGGAGAAGCAGTGTCGCCCACCGCAGTTTCTGTCAACGAGTCCGAGATCTCGGCCAGCATGTCGGGGGTGCACGCCGGCCCCGCGGGACATGAGCCCGGCGACCTCGACTTCCACGCGCTCAACGCGATGCTGAACCTGTACGACGCGGACGGCAAGATCCAGTTCGACAAGGACAAGGAAGCTGCTCGTCAGTACTTCCTGCAGCACGTCAACCAGAACACCGTCTTCTTCCACGACCTGGACGAGAAGCTCGAGTACCTCATCAAGGAGAACTACTACGAGCCCGAGGTGCTGGAGCCCTACGACCGCGAGTTCGTGAAGCTCCTGTTCAGCCACGCCTACGGCAAGAAGTTCCGCTTCCCGACGTTCCTGGGCGCGTTCAAGTACTACACGAGCTACACGCTCAAGACGTTCGACGGCAAGCGCTACCTGGAGCGCTTCGAGGACCGCGTGTGCATGGTGGCGCTGACCCTCGCCGCGGGCGACACGGCGCTGGCCCGCCACCTGGTCGACGAGATCATCGAGGGCCGCTTCCAGCCGGCGACCCCCACCTTCCTGAACTCGGGCAAGAAGCAGCGCGGCGAGCCGGTCTCGTGCTTCCTTCTGCGCATCGAGGACAACATGGAGTCGATCGGTCGCTCCATCAACTCGGCCCTGCAGCTCTCCAAGCGCGGCGGCGGCGTCGCCCTGCTCCTGTCGAACGTCCGTGAGCACGGAGCTCCGATCAAGCGCATCGAGAACCAGAGCTCGGGCGTCATCCCGATCATGAAGCTCCTCGAGGACTCGTTCAGCTACGCCAACCAGCTCGGTGCCCGTCAGGGCGCGGGTGCGGTCTACCTGCACGCGCACCACCCGGACATCTACCGCTTCCTCGACACCAAGCGCGAGAATGCGGACGAGAAGATCCGCATCAAGACCCTGTCGCTCGGCGTCGTGATCCCGGACATCACGTTCAAGCTCGCCAAGAACAACGACGACATGTACCTGTTCAGCCCGTACGACGTCGAGCGCGTCTACGGCGTGCCGTTCGCGGACATCAACGTCACCGACAAGTACGACGAGATGGTCGGCGACAAGCGGATCCGCAAGACCAAGATCAAGGCGCGCGAGTTCTTCCAGACCCTCGCCGAGCTGCAGTTCGAGTCGGGTTACCCGTACATCATGTTCGAGGACACGGTGAACCGCGCCAACCCGATCGAGGGCAAGGTGACCCACTCGAACCTGTGCTCGGAGATCCTGCAGGTCTCGACGCCGTCGGAGTTCAACGAGGACCTGAGCTACTCGAAGATCGGCCGCGACATCTCGTGCAACCTCGGCTCGATGAACATCGCCAAGACGATGGACTCGCCGGACTTCGGCCTGAGCATCTCCACCGCCATCCGCGGTCTCACCGCCGTCGCCGATCAGACGTCGATCGACTCGGTGCCGTCGATCAAG is part of the Gordonia phthalatica genome and harbors:
- the nrdH gene encoding glutaredoxin-like protein NrdH — translated: MAITVYTKPACVQCNMTYKALDKAGLEYEVVDISQDDEARDYVMALGYLQAPVVVVGDDHWSGFRPERIKSLAASAA
- the nrdI gene encoding class Ib ribonucleoside-diphosphate reductase assembly flavoprotein NrdI is translated as MAADTDTQDLIAERSPAGDDGPLIVYFSSVSEYTHRFVRKLGLRSVRIPLIDRTGSFRVNEPYVLITPTYGGGKISDMGKAAAHAGGGYVPKQVIKFLNIEHNRSLIRGVIAGGNTNFGAEFAMAGDIISHKCQVPYLFRFELMGTADDVERVRAGLANFVQSSAFTGRAA
- the nrdE gene encoding class 1b ribonucleoside-diphosphate reductase subunit alpha; protein product: MSPTAVSVNESEISASMSGVHAGPAGHEPGDLDFHALNAMLNLYDADGKIQFDKDKEAARQYFLQHVNQNTVFFHDLDEKLEYLIKENYYEPEVLEPYDREFVKLLFSHAYGKKFRFPTFLGAFKYYTSYTLKTFDGKRYLERFEDRVCMVALTLAAGDTALARHLVDEIIEGRFQPATPTFLNSGKKQRGEPVSCFLLRIEDNMESIGRSINSALQLSKRGGGVALLLSNVREHGAPIKRIENQSSGVIPIMKLLEDSFSYANQLGARQGAGAVYLHAHHPDIYRFLDTKRENADEKIRIKTLSLGVVIPDITFKLAKNNDDMYLFSPYDVERVYGVPFADINVTDKYDEMVGDKRIRKTKIKAREFFQTLAELQFESGYPYIMFEDTVNRANPIEGKVTHSNLCSEILQVSTPSEFNEDLSYSKIGRDISCNLGSMNIAKTMDSPDFGLSISTAIRGLTAVADQTSIDSVPSIKRANDEGHAIGLGQMNLHGYLARERIFYGSEEGIDFTNMYFYTVVYHAISASNTIAKERGVAFKGFEKSKYASGEYFDKYTDQVWEPATEKVRTIFADAGIAIPTQDDWRALKAEVQKHGIYNQNLQAVPPTGSISYINHSTSSIHPVASKIEIRKEGKIGRVYYPAPYLTNDNLEYFQDAYEIGYEKVIDTYAAATQHVDQGLSLTLFFKDTASTRDVNKAQIYAWRKGIKTLYYIRLRQMALEGTEVEGCVSCML
- a CDS encoding NAD(P)H-dependent oxidoreductase, which translates into the protein MSNSNLTIAVLVGSLRSGSHNRALAELAVANAPEGVELTIVDGLAELPFYNEDLDVEGSVPANVAALRESLAGVDAFLFVTPEYNGTIPAVLKNAIDWLSRPYGAGALAGKPAGVIGAALGRYAGTWSRQDTRKSIGVAGAKVVENVEIGIGTGNLGDEGVATDAIVESVVAAVRTLVDEVAVAV